TAAAACATTATGTTTCCTCTTGACAAAGACAATCCTTCAACCAGTTAACTTGCCTGAAACTAGATGGGAGACTTTCTAATTTAAAGGTCTGATGCACTGAAATAAGTAACTTATTATTACTGAAGTGCATCAGACTTTTACATGTAACCCTTTCAATAAGTATAAAGGGATGCATAATTTGGATAGTCATAAGCTTATCACCATCAAGTCACATAAGACTTTGGATCCAGAGCTAGGGCTTATCCTTTTTCCACCTGACTAGGACCATTATGCAATTACAAATCTTTGCTTACACgttgaagggagctgtagctcacgaaagcttatgctcaaataaattggttagtctctaaggtgccacaagtactccttttctttttgcgaatacagactaacacggctgttactctgaaacctgcttacaCGTAGTTCAAGTTCACCTAGTGTCATTGCATTCCCATGCAAGATCCCACATACTTTGGCTCAGCCTTCCTAGGTTAGCATTGCCTTGAAACGGGTAGGCAGCTACTTAATTGATCTTGGGCCTTCCATGACAAATTTCAAGGAAGTTTCTGAAGCTAGATACCGCTTAGAACATATGGTATTTTTTGTTCCACTATGATGGTATGTGTTACATTCTTATATCCCCATAAAGaatgaaaaaagagaaaatgtatcTATTTCAAGTCACTTAATTCAGCAAGCCATCTGGCTGTTCCTTAAACCAGGGGTGAATGAGGTGTGGAGACTGTGGCAATTAAGTTTTCTGGCACTCCTCGTTGATAAATATGTACTCTATGTTGCAAAACAACATAAGTTACTGTACAGTGTAGTGGTCAGTACTCACTGTTACCATTTAAGTGAGTCTAGAGCACCCATTACCAAAGTATATAGCTAccaagaaaattttaaaattataatataaTCAGCACAGTATGAAATATTCACTACTCACCACTAAAAACTATTAAATTAGTATTTCTacaatatattttcaaagcagtcaATTCACAATATTTTACTAATTTGTAACAAGTGTTCAAGTTTGTCACATTAACTTACTGCTAATTTGCATATACAGTTATAAAAAGCCCAAGCACAAATCCTCTCTTGACTCAACATCTATACTTGCTACAAAGCTTCCTAAACAGTTCACACTCACTTAAGTGAGCTCAAAGAGAGAAACACAACCTTTTACTCTACATACTGTATCATAAGCTTCGGAAGGAAGCAAAATGTGTTGATACTATGAACCAACGAGTCTGAGTCACCTTctgcattctttaaaaaaaaaaaaaaaaaaaaaatctaagataGTATTATGATTAAAGCTGCGGAAAAGTATCAGTTCTCCTAGCCTGATAGAAACAGTATTTACTCATGGAAAAAAAGTTTGTACTGTCTGAGAAATAATCAGCAACAACTATTAACGCAAGTGGGACCACAAGAAAAACCAATAACCCTGTGTTTAACTCAAAGACCCTTAACCCCGTGTTTACACTGCATGCAGTTTAATCCCAACATAATgtaatgcccccccccccccccccccagttaatTCAAAACTATATTTGGAGCTCTTTCCCCACCCCATGGGACAATCAGAAATGTGACTTAATTAGCCCTCTGGAAGTCTCCAGTTTGGACAGAAACCTATAGTTTGGATCGGATATCAACAACAGAGTTGCAGTGTCAACATTTAAGACGGTGAACGTTGCTATACCGGAGAAACAATTACAACAATCCCATCCAGAGTCCAGCACTGTGTTGAGGGTGGAAAAAGAATTTGCATACTTCCCTTCTGAAACACGTTCACTCTCTGAAAACACACACTCTCTTTGCAACGGTGTCTCCCTTGAAGCGTATAAAAATGAAGCCAACCGAAGCTCTGTGTACAAGCCCCACATGCTTGCATTACGCTGTAACTTAACTCCCACAGAGAAGCAACAGCACTGCCAGGACACAGAGATCTGGAACAAAACATGCTTCCCGCTCCCCCTCCATCCCATCTCTCACGCTGGGGTAGCAGAGGAGGATGGAAGGTGGTTTTCGAAGCTTGAGTTCACAGGCCTTGGTAGGAagacaatttaaaatgaaaaccatGTGACAGCGGCAAACCCTGTTTTCAGTCACCCCCACTATTAAGGATGAGCTGGGGGCACCGCAAGGACAGCTACAGCCCCCGAAAGTGCTACCCTCTGCCACAGGAAACGTCTCGGTCAGTGCTGACAAGGCCAGGAGAAGGGGCCCCACTTGCCCAGCAACCCCCAAAGTCATACACtccctccgggggggggggagagaagtccCCCCAGCCCGATTTAGAAAATAGGGAGTCAACAGACACCAGAAAATTTACTTACTTACAAAGGTAACATTGTCTCACTTCCTCCCCAGACACAGAGAACCACTAGCggtccagcccagctccccccataACTGCTGTGCATTTCAACCAAGCCCTACCAGGATCCGAGCGGGCGGCGCACCACAGCACCCCAGCTACGCCAAGCCAATGAGCCCCGGCTTCTCCCGCGACGGAGGTAGCGTCCACTCAATCAGCAGCCTGCGAAGGCGGAGCCTAGGCACGCCGAGAAGCAGGGCGGCTGTATTTCGCTGGAAAGAGAAACCGCGGCGCTACTTCCTGCTCGGCACCACGTGACTCCTCCAGGTGCTCCAGCTGTGCAGTATTTAATGTCAACAGCTGAGGCGCCAGGTTGGTATTGGGCAGGCGAGTTCCCAGGCGCTGCAGACGGCCTCTGGTCACCTGGCACACATGGTGGCAGCACTCGGGCTTTAATTAAAGGCTGTCTTGTTTTTAGCTCTGTTTTTAATTCATTCCTGCCGATTCGGATTGGTGCATTTAAAAACAACGTGCATCTGATTTTCTCGTACTGGAGCCGCCTGCAGGAAACTGCAGCTGTTCTCCATCTCGGTGTACCTGGAGTAGGGACTGGGGCAGTCCTCCCTCGGATGCTGAATACTGTGCGCAAAGCGATGCCACTCACTCCCCAAACTCCTCTCCCGCTTGCATGGACCGTAGGAGGATTTGGAGCCGTGTGAGCGGTCGGAAGGGACTCGATCTAAGTATTTGCATGCGGGATCCGAGCTCCGCGATTACCATGCGTGTTGGTGACATCTGGCGCTGGCAGCTCCCTGGATCCAATAGAGGGTAATCTGAACTGAGCCGCGGGAGGTCAACCAGCGGGGACACCAGTTCACCCAGCGAGCAGCCCGCCAGTTGGAGCCCGCTGGCTGGGGCACTGatctgcagcctgcctgagccatGGTGAAGGAGGAATGCAAAGCGCTGCTCGATGCGCTCAGCAAGGTGACTGCTTGCTATCGGCACATGGTGCTGACCATCGGGGGCACCTCGGACTCGCAGAACCTGCGGGAGGAGCTCAAGAAGACTCGGCAGAAAGCCCAGGAGCTGGCGGTGGCTAACAGGAACAAGCTCACCGCCGTCTTGAAGGACAAGACGGTGAGTAAGGAGGATAAGACTGAATTCGAGAGGCTCTGGGTGATCTTCTCCACTTGCATGGAGATCCTGGAGATTGACATGAagagagccctggagctgggccaGGAGTTCCCCCTAAACGTTCCCAAAAAGCACCTGATCCAGACGGGCATGAGCGGGGGAACCTCTGGGGTGGCCGCCAGGGCTATGAGCGTCCAGAACATGAAATACGAGGCTGAACACAACATAGATGTAGTGGATTTGAAAGACCTGGAGAACGAGATCAACCAAGTAGGAGAGATGATGTACGAGATGGAGATGAAGGTGAATGTCCCCCAATGGACAGTAGAGGCTAAGCAGGACCCTGGGGCTGAACTCAAATCCACCATTAGCGTGGGCGCCTCCTCCATTGGCATGATCTCCGTGGAGGAAAACAAATCCTTCTGCGATATCAGCAAAGTTCTAGCTGGGATCATTTTCTCCGCGGTGCTCATTATCGCTATTGTCTTGGCGGTGTGTGTGGTAAAACTCTCATAGGCTGGCTTAGTGTTTCTGCAAGACAGAACCACTTTCTCTCACAAGTATTTCATGCAGTATGGATCGCTTCAGGATGGGTCACTTGGAAGAGCTGACAATTTAACATCTTGCGTATAAAACAAATCTGGATGGCATACAATCTGATCATGCGTGGAGCATCTGGATGTatgtggttttggtttgtttgaaaGCTCTAAAGGTACGGATCAGCCTACAATATAGGATGACTTTTTGCTGGTTTTGTAATGGTTAACTGTGTGCAAAGTATCAGGGTATTATCACTACAGGCTATAGCAGGGATTTGTCTGCTATTAATAGATGACTGTTCTCAGTAGCCTGAAATTATTCTTTAATAGGCTCTGATGTTCATTGCTGGTCCATGTTTACAAAGTAGTTGAGAATTGCACAGG
The genomic region above belongs to Eretmochelys imbricata isolate rEreImb1 chromosome 12, rEreImb1.hap1, whole genome shotgun sequence and contains:
- the RGS9BP gene encoding regulator of G-protein signaling 9-binding protein, which translates into the protein MVKEECKALLDALSKVTACYRHMVLTIGGTSDSQNLREELKKTRQKAQELAVANRNKLTAVLKDKTVSKEDKTEFERLWVIFSTCMEILEIDMKRALELGQEFPLNVPKKHLIQTGMSGGTSGVAARAMSVQNMKYEAEHNIDVVDLKDLENEINQVGEMMYEMEMKVNVPQWTVEAKQDPGAELKSTISVGASSIGMISVEENKSFCDISKVLAGIIFSAVLIIAIVLAVCVVKLS